The following coding sequences are from one Formosa haliotis window:
- the pyrE gene encoding orotate phosphoribosyltransferase: protein MIFNKHTARKTAEVLLQVNAIKLSPSAPFTWASGWKSPIYCDNRIILSFPPIRNYIRETMAKHIEKQYGKPDVIAGVATGAIGIGMLVAEYLGVPFIYVRPEAKSHGRQNQIEGFAQKGQNVVVVEDLISTGKSSLNAVKALREAQLNVKGMIAIFSYGFSVATENFKKENVSLQTLSNYESLIEQAVETNYISQSEVKTLTDWNANPSEWNAI, encoded by the coding sequence ATGATTTTTAACAAACATACCGCTCGAAAAACTGCTGAAGTTTTATTGCAGGTAAATGCAATAAAACTTAGCCCTAGTGCTCCTTTTACGTGGGCCTCTGGATGGAAATCTCCTATTTACTGCGATAATAGGATTATACTATCGTTCCCTCCTATTAGAAACTATATACGTGAAACTATGGCCAAACATATTGAAAAACAATATGGAAAACCCGATGTTATAGCTGGGGTTGCCACAGGTGCCATAGGCATTGGTATGCTGGTAGCAGAATATTTAGGCGTACCTTTTATTTATGTAAGACCAGAAGCTAAAAGCCATGGTAGACAAAACCAAATAGAAGGCTTTGCTCAAAAAGGTCAGAATGTAGTTGTGGTTGAAGATTTAATTAGCACAGGAAAAAGCAGTCTAAATGCTGTTAAAGCGTTAAGAGAAGCACAACTGAATGTAAAAGGTATGATTGCCATTTTTTCTTACGGATTTAGTGTTGCCACAGAGAATTTTAAAAAGGAAAATGTTTCGCTACAAACCTTAAGTAATTACGAAAGTTTAATTGAACAAGCTGTAGAAACGAATTATATCTCGCAGTCTGAAGTAAAAACTTTAACAGATTGGAATGCTAACCCGAGTGAATGGAACGCTATTTGA
- a CDS encoding carboxylate-amine ligase: MNKKYHLFDVYGIELEYMLVNQSDLKIAPIVDALLTKKKGKLTSDIVNGKIAWSNELVAHVVELKTNGPTKDLNSLADEFYKNVKEINSLLQGQNAQLLPSAAHPFMKPETDTELWKHSYSEVYELYNRIFNCKGHGWSNVQSVHINLPFFDDKEFEKLHAAIRIILPLIPGLSASSPILESKITGFKDTRLEYYKTNQKEIPELTGLVIPERVFTKLDYYATIFEPIKKAIQPFDTHKILDHHFLNSRGAIARFDRNAIEIRLIDIQECPKADLAICALIIETLKLLVNKKLAHLAAQKRWVKEDLFSILNDAIKFGENSIITNLDYLNLFDIEDETSIQNVWRHLYDLAKPHIHKSHHITIETILNEGTLATRIENALADDFSEARIKSVYTNLADCLQNNLLFLK; this comes from the coding sequence ATGAATAAAAAATATCATCTTTTTGATGTTTATGGAATTGAACTAGAATACATGCTAGTTAATCAATCCGATTTAAAAATAGCTCCAATTGTTGATGCGCTTTTAACTAAAAAAAAAGGCAAATTAACCTCGGACATCGTTAATGGTAAAATTGCATGGAGCAATGAATTAGTGGCGCATGTGGTAGAGTTAAAAACCAACGGACCAACTAAAGATTTAAACAGCTTAGCGGACGAATTTTATAAAAACGTTAAAGAAATAAATAGCCTATTACAAGGGCAAAATGCCCAGTTGTTACCATCTGCGGCGCATCCATTTATGAAACCTGAAACCGACACCGAGCTTTGGAAACACAGTTACAGTGAGGTTTACGAATTGTATAATCGTATTTTTAACTGTAAAGGTCACGGCTGGAGTAACGTGCAAAGCGTACACATTAATTTGCCGTTTTTTGACGACAAGGAATTCGAAAAATTACATGCTGCCATCCGAATTATTTTACCTTTAATTCCTGGGTTAAGCGCAAGTTCTCCTATTCTTGAAAGCAAAATTACAGGATTTAAAGATACCCGTTTAGAATATTACAAAACCAACCAGAAAGAAATTCCTGAGCTTACCGGTTTGGTAATTCCAGAACGTGTGTTTACAAAATTAGACTATTACGCTACCATTTTTGAACCGATAAAAAAAGCCATACAACCTTTTGATACGCACAAGATTTTAGATCATCATTTTTTAAATTCTCGTGGTGCCATTGCGCGATTCGACAGGAATGCTATAGAAATTCGTTTAATAGATATTCAGGAATGCCCGAAAGCAGATTTAGCAATTTGTGCATTAATTATTGAAACTCTTAAATTATTAGTCAATAAAAAATTAGCGCATTTAGCTGCTCAAAAACGTTGGGTAAAAGAAGATTTGTTTAGCATATTAAATGATGCTATAAAATTTGGTGAAAATTCTATAATTACCAATTTAGATTATCTGAATCTATTTGATATTGAAGACGAAACAAGCATACAAAATGTTTGGAGGCATCTTTACGATTTAGCGAAACCTCATATTCATAAATCGCATCATATAACAATTGAAACCATTTTAAATGAAGGCACTTTAGCGACGCGAATTGAAAATGCTTTGGCAGACGATTTTTCCGAAGCACGTATAAAAAGTGTCTATACAAACCTAGCCGATTGTCTTCAAAACAACCTTTTATTTTTAAAATGA
- a CDS encoding acyl-CoA-binding protein has protein sequence MTSEELDINFKDAVERINNLPGPFPADFLLRLYAYYKKATNDYGRPSSGKPIINAFKTNALFQVKDISQDEAKRIYIDLVNNYFLYRK, from the coding sequence ATGACTTCTGAAGAATTAGATATTAATTTTAAAGATGCTGTAGAGCGTATAAATAATTTGCCGGGACCTTTTCCTGCAGATTTTCTTCTGCGCCTGTATGCTTACTACAAAAAAGCTACCAATGATTATGGGAGGCCAAGCAGTGGCAAACCTATTATTAATGCATTTAAAACAAATGCGCTATTTCAAGTTAAAGATATTTCTCAAGACGAGGCAAAACGCATTTACATCGATCTTGTAAACAATTATTTTTTATACAGAAAGTAG
- a CDS encoding N-formylglutamate amidohydrolase, with amino-acid sequence MKLVLTCEHGGNTIPTRYISLFENSEVILNSHRGYDLGALDVFKYLKPLSSFSNFSETSRLLIELNRSLHHNNLFSEYTKRTSKDTKQRLIDGYYLVYRNAVEQYIKKETTKGNTILHLSVHSFTPVLNGLERQTDLALLYDSSKIAEKTFCKHFKTEFEKQNSTLKVRYNYPYLGSADGFTTYLRQHFPEKYLGIELEINQKYSKNNLMPSALKRQIYDALKACL; translated from the coding sequence ATGAAACTCGTTTTAACCTGCGAACATGGCGGAAACACGATTCCAACACGATATATATCCTTATTTGAGAATTCAGAAGTTATTCTGAATTCTCATCGAGGATACGATTTAGGTGCTTTAGATGTGTTTAAATATTTAAAACCGCTTTCTAGTTTTTCAAACTTTAGCGAAACGAGTCGGTTACTTATAGAACTGAATCGTTCTTTGCATCATAACAATCTATTTTCAGAATATACGAAACGGACATCAAAAGACACGAAACAACGACTAATTGATGGTTATTATTTAGTATATAGAAATGCGGTTGAACAGTATATAAAAAAAGAGACTACTAAAGGAAATACTATTTTACATCTATCTGTACATAGCTTTACGCCAGTTTTAAACGGATTAGAACGCCAAACCGATTTGGCATTATTATACGATAGTTCTAAAATAGCAGAAAAAACATTTTGCAAACACTTTAAAACAGAATTTGAAAAGCAAAATTCTACTTTAAAAGTACGATATAATTATCCTTATTTAGGAAGTGCCGACGGGTTTACAACCTATTTACGCCAACATTTCCCGGAAAAATATTTAGGTATTGAACTTGAAATCAATCAGAAATATTCTAAAAATAATTTGATGCCATCTGCATTAAAACGTCAAATTTACGACGCTTTAAAAGCCTGTTTATAA
- a CDS encoding SRPBCC family protein, whose translation MNLESPKVSIGKSPQEVFDFLSDIKNFEKLMPDNISKFEILGDDKFLFALSGMPEIVLKKKEVVPPNKIVLGAAGGKIDFSLIGHINETESGESDVKLQFEGDFNPMMAMMIKGPISKFIETLVTKMPESV comes from the coding sequence ATGAATTTAGAATCTCCAAAAGTAAGTATAGGTAAATCACCTCAAGAGGTCTTCGATTTTCTTTCGGACATAAAAAATTTCGAAAAACTAATGCCAGATAATATAAGTAAGTTCGAAATTTTAGGTGACGACAAATTTCTTTTTGCTTTAAGTGGTATGCCAGAAATAGTCTTAAAAAAGAAAGAAGTGGTTCCACCTAATAAAATCGTTCTTGGCGCTGCAGGAGGAAAAATAGATTTCTCTTTAATAGGTCATATTAATGAAACGGAATCTGGAGAAAGCGACGTAAAACTTCAGTTTGAAGGCGATTTTAATCCTATGATGGCCATGATGATAAAAGGCCCTATTTCGAAATTTATCGAAACCTTAGTTACAAAAATGCCAGAATCGGTTTAA
- a CDS encoding RimK family protein produces MNKYIVVNQPEKWNFSIENITVISAQDYLTNPEFALVKKARIFNLCKDYSYQSKGYYVSLLAEARGHLPIPTVKNIVDLKALKLVRIVSDEFDDIIQQSLKNIKSQEFTLSIYFGQNVAQKYKELSLLFYKHFQVPFLRVKFNHTTKWNIQSIKAISESEIPVEHIESVQEFANQYFSKKRYDIPKLNKSDFDLAILVNPKDPAPPSNSKALKKFVDLAEKMNIYAEIIEPKDLSRLSSFDALFIRQSTEVNNEAYAFARKAQQEGIAIIDYPDAILKCCNKVYMAEALQNANIETPKTVIVHKDNKNQVLDRVGLPCVLKAPDSTFSFGVKKAKTAEEYQALVSEMLKESDLIIAQEFCPSDYDWRIGILDDKPFFACKYYMAKGHWQIYNWNAKKKTEQDGDADCLPIEQVPKNVLKMAVKSAKLMGKGLYGIDIKVVNNQPMVIEINDNPNIDFGVEDAYYGDLVYTEILSALKKRLD; encoded by the coding sequence ATGAATAAATATATTGTTGTCAATCAACCTGAAAAATGGAATTTTTCGATTGAGAATATTACTGTAATTTCTGCTCAAGATTATCTTACAAACCCCGAGTTTGCCTTAGTAAAAAAAGCTAGAATCTTTAATTTATGTAAGGATTACTCCTACCAAAGCAAAGGTTATTATGTGTCCCTTTTGGCCGAGGCTAGAGGACATTTACCTATTCCAACGGTTAAAAATATTGTTGATTTAAAAGCTTTGAAACTCGTACGCATTGTCTCTGATGAATTCGACGATATTATTCAGCAAAGTTTAAAAAACATTAAATCTCAAGAATTTACACTAAGTATTTATTTTGGTCAGAATGTGGCTCAGAAATACAAAGAGTTAAGCCTACTGTTTTACAAACATTTTCAGGTGCCGTTTTTACGTGTAAAATTCAATCACACTACGAAATGGAATATTCAGAGTATTAAAGCGATTTCGGAATCTGAGATTCCCGTAGAGCATATAGAAAGTGTTCAGGAGTTTGCAAATCAGTATTTTTCTAAAAAGCGTTACGATATTCCGAAGTTAAATAAAAGCGACTTCGACTTGGCTATACTTGTAAATCCAAAAGATCCGGCGCCTCCAAGTAACAGTAAAGCTTTAAAGAAATTCGTCGATTTGGCTGAAAAAATGAATATTTATGCCGAAATCATCGAGCCTAAAGATTTATCACGCTTGTCGTCTTTTGATGCTTTATTTATCCGCCAAAGTACCGAGGTAAATAATGAAGCTTATGCCTTTGCACGAAAAGCACAGCAGGAAGGCATTGCGATTATAGATTATCCAGATGCCATTTTAAAATGCTGCAATAAGGTGTATATGGCAGAAGCGTTACAAAATGCCAATATAGAAACGCCAAAAACTGTTATTGTTCATAAAGACAATAAAAATCAGGTTCTAGATCGTGTCGGTTTACCGTGTGTATTAAAAGCTCCAGATTCCACCTTTTCATTTGGTGTTAAAAAAGCGAAAACAGCAGAGGAATATCAAGCTTTGGTTTCGGAAATGCTAAAAGAATCGGACTTGATTATTGCACAGGAATTTTGTCCTTCAGATTATGATTGGCGCATTGGAATTTTAGACGACAAACCTTTTTTTGCATGTAAATATTATATGGCCAAGGGCCATTGGCAAATTTATAACTGGAATGCTAAAAAGAAAACCGAACAAGATGGCGATGCCGATTGTTTGCCTATAGAACAAGTGCCTAAAAATGTTTTAAAAATGGCCGTAAAATCGGCTAAACTTATGGGTAAAGGTTTATATGGCATCGACATAAAGGTGGTAAATAACCAACCTATGGTTATAGAAATTAACGACAATCCTAATATCGATTTTGGTGTAGAAGATGCCTATTATGGCGATTTGGTTTACACCGAAATTCTTTCAGCACTAAAAAAACGTTTAGATTAA
- the rsfS gene encoding ribosome silencing factor, with protein sequence MVKENTNADLLISTILSGIEDVKGKEINILDLREIENTVCDYFIVCEGSSNTQVNAIVNAIQKKVSKELKDKPWHIEGQDNAEWVLMDYVNVVVHVFQKHIREYYDIESLWGDAKTTIIETNY encoded by the coding sequence ATGGTTAAAGAAAACACAAATGCAGACCTGCTAATTTCTACTATACTAAGTGGAATTGAAGATGTTAAAGGGAAGGAAATAAATATTTTAGATTTACGTGAAATAGAAAATACGGTTTGCGACTATTTTATAGTGTGTGAAGGAAGTTCTAACACGCAAGTAAATGCCATAGTAAACGCTATTCAGAAAAAAGTTAGTAAAGAACTAAAAGATAAACCTTGGCATATTGAAGGGCAAGACAATGCCGAATGGGTATTAATGGACTACGTAAATGTTGTGGTTCATGTTTTTCAAAAGCACATCCGCGAATACTACGACATTGAGAGCCTTTGGGGCGACGCAAAAACAACTATAATTGAAACGAATTATTAG
- a CDS encoding LUD domain-containing protein: MSLFRKLFGSKSNKSEEEIQSEDRGKYMPEVNLPIDEKFTINFKANGGKFLYCENTDEVFQTLDFIIEENSWEDKKILILDNELKKRFASSSLNMAMPNDTDATYFLTSCENLIADDGSLLITSNQIAEKKLIDLPSNFIVFATTSQIVGSIGEGLRGIKSKNTQRIPTNITTIKHFKSVEEKNFMTYGSNSKNLYLLLLEDL, encoded by the coding sequence ATGAGTCTATTTAGAAAACTTTTTGGTTCCAAATCCAATAAATCAGAAGAAGAAATACAATCTGAGGACAGAGGTAAATATATGCCAGAAGTCAACTTACCTATTGACGAGAAGTTCACTATAAACTTTAAAGCCAATGGTGGTAAATTTTTGTATTGCGAGAATACCGACGAAGTATTCCAAACACTAGATTTTATAATAGAAGAGAATAGCTGGGAAGACAAAAAAATCCTAATTCTTGATAACGAATTAAAAAAGCGTTTCGCTTCTTCCAGTTTAAACATGGCTATGCCAAACGATACAGATGCCACATACTTTCTTACCAGTTGTGAAAATTTAATTGCAGACGATGGTTCTTTACTAATTACATCCAATCAAATTGCAGAAAAAAAACTTATAGATTTACCTAGTAATTTTATAGTCTTCGCCACTACAAGTCAAATTGTTGGAAGTATAGGCGAAGGACTTCGCGGTATAAAATCTAAAAACACACAAAGAATACCAACAAATATTACAACTATAAAACATTTTAAATCTGTTGAGGAAAAAAACTTCATGACTTACGGTAGTAATTCAAAAAACCTATATTTGCTGCTCTTAGAAGACCTCTAA
- a CDS encoding biotin--[acetyl-CoA-carboxylase] ligase, whose amino-acid sequence MRIIKLDAIDSTNTFLKQLSTCELLEDYTVVVAKEQTMGRGQIGTVWESEPAKNLMFSVFKHVTFVPIEKQFYISMVTAIAIFKALKKLMLPKVQIKWPNDILSANKKICGVLIENIVKQGGLRDSILGIGVNVNQTNFNGLPRASSIVNKMGRIFHLDEVLHHILMELKECFAWLEREQYDKIKSEYESALFKKNKPSTFLDAEGHMFAGFIIGVTDFGNLKVLLEDQIIKEFELKEVTLLY is encoded by the coding sequence ATGCGTATAATCAAACTTGATGCCATCGATTCTACAAATACTTTTTTAAAACAATTAAGTACTTGCGAATTATTGGAGGATTATACAGTGGTTGTTGCCAAAGAGCAAACTATGGGCAGAGGCCAAATAGGAACCGTTTGGGAGTCTGAACCTGCTAAAAACCTTATGTTTAGTGTATTTAAACACGTGACTTTTGTTCCAATAGAAAAGCAATTTTATATAAGTATGGTTACCGCCATTGCCATTTTTAAAGCCCTGAAAAAACTGATGTTGCCAAAAGTTCAAATAAAATGGCCTAACGACATTTTGTCAGCAAACAAAAAAATCTGTGGTGTTTTAATTGAGAATATAGTAAAACAGGGTGGACTGCGAGACAGTATTTTAGGTATAGGAGTGAATGTAAACCAGACAAATTTTAACGGGCTTCCGCGTGCGTCTTCTATTGTAAATAAAATGGGGCGAATTTTTCATTTAGATGAAGTGTTGCACCATATTCTTATGGAGTTAAAAGAATGTTTTGCTTGGCTAGAACGTGAACAATACGATAAAATTAAAAGTGAGTACGAAAGTGCCTTGTTTAAAAAAAATAAACCTTCAACATTTCTAGATGCTGAAGGTCATATGTTTGCGGGTTTTATAATTGGTGTAACAGATTTTGGTAACTTGAAAGTGCTTTTAGAAGACCAAATTATAAAGGAATTCGAACTTAAAGAAGTTACCTTACTTTATTAA
- the ftsH gene encoding ATP-dependent zinc metalloprotease FtsH has protein sequence MANEKKTPNKKPKLNPYWIYGAIILIFIAMQVFNSTSLQDASTTTPSEFMNYLKAGDVASVEIVNKREAEVFLTDEALQKEEHKKSKPSTLLPTATKLPNYSFEFGDLQNFENQLSSTIKDLNLKTTINYKTEQNLWGDFLIGLLPFILLIGVWIFIMRRMSGGGGGGAGGQIFNIGKSKAKLFDQNTDVKTSFKDVAGLEGAKEEIQEIVDFLKNPEKYTSLGGKIPKGALLVGPPGTGKTLLAKAVAGEAKVPFFSLSGSDFVEMFVGVGASRVRDLFKQAKEKSPAIIFIDEIDAIGRARGKSNFSGSNDERENTLNQLLTEMDGFGTNTNVIVLAATNRADVLDSALMRAGRFDRQIFVDLPDIRERKEIFEVHLRPIKKAENLDTDFLAKQTPGFSGADIANVCNEAALIAARQGKKAVDKQDFLDAVDRIVGGLEKKNKIITPSEKKAIAFHEAGHATVSWMLEHAAPLVKVTIVPRGRSLGAAWYLPEERLIVRPEQMLDEMCAALGGRAAEHVIFNKISTGALSDLEKVTKQARAMVTVYGLSDKVGNLTYYDSSSQNEYGFTKPYSEKTAELIDSEISEIIEIQYQRAIKLLEENKDKLTELAEVLLEKEVIFKDNLEKIFGKRPFDPELKPLLDK, from the coding sequence ATGGCAAACGAGAAGAAAACTCCCAATAAGAAACCAAAATTAAATCCGTATTGGATTTATGGAGCAATAATTTTAATTTTTATTGCAATGCAAGTTTTTAATAGCACAAGTCTACAAGATGCTAGCACTACAACGCCTTCAGAGTTTATGAATTATCTGAAAGCTGGTGATGTTGCCAGTGTAGAAATTGTAAATAAAAGAGAAGCCGAAGTCTTTTTAACAGATGAAGCTTTACAAAAAGAAGAGCATAAAAAATCGAAACCCTCTACCCTATTGCCAACGGCAACTAAATTACCAAACTACAGCTTTGAATTTGGTGATTTACAGAATTTCGAAAATCAATTAAGCTCTACTATTAAAGACTTAAATTTAAAAACTACTATAAATTATAAAACCGAACAAAACCTTTGGGGAGATTTCCTTATTGGCTTACTTCCATTTATACTATTAATAGGAGTGTGGATTTTCATTATGCGAAGAATGTCTGGAGGCGGCGGAGGCGGCGCTGGCGGACAAATTTTCAACATAGGAAAATCGAAAGCAAAGTTATTCGACCAAAATACCGATGTAAAAACATCATTTAAAGATGTAGCTGGTTTAGAAGGCGCAAAAGAAGAAATACAAGAAATTGTAGACTTCCTTAAAAACCCAGAAAAGTATACCTCTTTAGGTGGTAAAATCCCTAAAGGAGCCCTATTAGTAGGACCTCCAGGAACAGGTAAAACCTTATTAGCTAAAGCCGTTGCTGGTGAAGCTAAAGTTCCTTTTTTCTCTTTATCTGGTTCAGATTTCGTTGAAATGTTTGTGGGTGTAGGTGCTTCTCGTGTAAGAGATTTATTTAAACAAGCAAAAGAAAAGTCGCCAGCAATTATCTTTATTGATGAAATTGATGCGATTGGTCGTGCAAGAGGGAAAAGTAATTTCTCAGGATCTAACGATGAAAGAGAAAACACCTTAAACCAATTATTAACAGAAATGGATGGTTTTGGTACAAATACAAATGTAATTGTATTAGCCGCAACCAACAGAGCAGATGTTTTAGATAGCGCCTTAATGCGTGCTGGACGTTTTGACAGACAAATTTTTGTTGATTTACCAGACATTAGAGAACGTAAAGAAATTTTTGAAGTTCATTTAAGACCTATCAAAAAAGCCGAGAACTTAGATACCGATTTCTTAGCTAAACAAACTCCTGGATTCTCTGGTGCAGATATTGCAAATGTATGTAACGAAGCCGCTTTAATCGCTGCAAGGCAAGGTAAAAAAGCTGTAGATAAGCAAGATTTCCTTGATGCTGTAGACCGTATTGTTGGTGGATTAGAAAAGAAAAATAAAATTATTACCCCTAGCGAAAAGAAAGCTATTGCATTCCACGAAGCTGGTCATGCTACAGTTAGCTGGATGTTAGAGCACGCTGCTCCATTGGTAAAAGTTACTATTGTACCTCGTGGTCGCTCTTTAGGTGCTGCATGGTATTTACCAGAAGAACGCTTAATTGTTAGACCAGAACAAATGCTAGACGAAATGTGTGCTGCTTTAGGAGGTCGTGCTGCAGAACATGTTATTTTCAATAAAATATCTACTGGAGCTTTAAGTGACTTAGAAAAAGTAACAAAACAAGCAAGAGCAATGGTTACTGTTTATGGATTAAGTGATAAGGTTGGTAATTTAACCTATTACGATTCATCTAGCCAAAACGAATATGGATTTACAAAACCATATAGTGAAAAAACGGCAGAACTAATAGATTCTGAAATTTCAGAAATCATTGAAATTCAATATCAAAGAGCTATAAAACTTCTTGAAGAGAACAAAGACAAGCTTACCGAGTTAGCTGAAGTTCTTTTAGAGAAAGAAGTTATCTTTAAAGACAATCTAGAAAAGATTTTTGGTAAACGTCCGTTCGATCCAGAATTAAAACCACTTTTAGATAAATAA
- a CDS encoding phosphatidylserine decarboxylase family protein has protein sequence MFHKEGFKIILITFVLVIISFLVIDNYVSILWLRYLLFFVLFGFLILILQFFRNPKRKGLLNDSQVLSPVDGKVVVIEEVFEKEYFQEKRLQVSVFMSPINVHVTRYPIGGEVVFSKYHPGKFLVAWHPKASEENERTTVVVENKTFGKVLHRQIAGALAKRIVNYAKVGDTAVQAADSGFIKFGSRVDLFLPLGTKINVSLNEKVKGGESIIAEL, from the coding sequence ATGTTTCATAAAGAAGGTTTTAAAATTATTTTAATCACTTTTGTATTAGTAATTATTTCGTTTTTAGTTATTGATAATTACGTATCTATTTTATGGTTACGTTACCTTTTATTCTTTGTGCTTTTCGGATTTTTAATCCTGATATTACAATTCTTTAGAAATCCAAAACGTAAAGGTCTTCTTAATGACAGCCAGGTGCTATCTCCTGTAGATGGAAAGGTTGTAGTAATTGAAGAAGTTTTCGAAAAAGAATATTTTCAAGAGAAACGCCTACAAGTAAGCGTATTTATGTCGCCTATAAATGTACACGTAACCCGCTACCCTATTGGAGGTGAAGTGGTGTTTAGTAAATACCATCCTGGAAAGTTTTTAGTAGCATGGCACCCAAAAGCTAGTGAAGAAAACGAGCGCACAACTGTGGTTGTAGAAAACAAAACCTTTGGTAAAGTGTTACACCGACAAATAGCAGGAGCTTTAGCAAAACGTATCGTAAATTATGCTAAAGTTGGAGATACTGCTGTCCAAGCAGCAGATTCAGGTTTTATAAAATTTGGTTCAAGAGTCGATTTATTTTTACCTTTAGGAACCAAAATTAACGTCTCTCTTAATGAGAAGGTTAAAGGTGGTGAAAGTATTATAGCAGAATTATAA
- a CDS encoding phosphatidate cytidylyltransferase, with protein MKEIVTRAFFGLIYVVLLIGSLFNEHALTILFFIFGIISIAEFKKLIEFRAFLPYIIFILIYFGFGYWHMLSPKLQGFNEATQILLTLSIFVNLFLIKDLFSRKGIPLFKFKRFLLTTFYLSSAFVFFMLIARFDNKYHPGILLGSFILVWVNDTFAFLVGKNFGRQKLFEKISPKKTVEGFIGGLFFSCIASYFIATFTHTLNFSQWLIMAIIISVFGTLGDLVESKFKRQVNAKDSGVIMPGHGGLLDRLDSIIFASPFIYLFLRILDYVS; from the coding sequence ATGAAAGAAATTGTTACCAGAGCATTTTTTGGTTTAATATACGTTGTATTACTCATTGGATCCCTTTTCAATGAACATGCATTAACCATTTTATTTTTTATTTTCGGAATAATTAGCATTGCTGAATTCAAAAAACTAATAGAGTTTAGAGCATTTTTACCGTATATAATTTTTATTCTTATCTATTTTGGATTTGGATATTGGCATATGTTATCTCCTAAATTACAAGGATTTAATGAAGCTACACAAATACTTCTTACACTTTCCATATTTGTAAACCTATTTTTAATTAAAGATTTATTCTCTAGAAAGGGTATTCCTTTATTTAAATTTAAACGCTTTTTATTAACCACCTTTTACCTATCTAGTGCATTTGTATTCTTCATGTTAATTGCACGATTCGATAATAAATACCACCCAGGTATTTTATTAGGTTCTTTTATTTTGGTTTGGGTTAACGATACATTTGCGTTTTTAGTAGGTAAAAATTTTGGTAGACAAAAGTTATTCGAAAAAATTTCGCCTAAAAAAACCGTTGAAGGTTTTATTGGAGGCTTATTTTTTTCGTGTATAGCTAGCTATTTTATTGCTACCTTTACGCACACATTAAACTTTTCTCAATGGCTTATTATGGCAATCATAATAAGTGTATTTGGAACGTTAGGAGATTTGGTTGAGTCTAAATTTAAACGTCAGGTTAATGCAAAAGATAGCGGAGTAATTATGCCTGGACATGGAGGTCTATTAGATCGTTTAGACAGTATTATATTCGCATCACCATTTATTTATTTGTTTTTAAGAATATTAGATTATGTTTCATAA
- a CDS encoding NUDIX hydrolase: protein MYKIFVNDKPIVLTTEVEKETYFKNYLLDTVHIGKVIKDLNNTSLKEVRLIHKNPDKLLKKFLKKLPNVVAGGGKVYNKDGNILFIYRNDKWDLPKGKAEPKESIEETALREVEEETGVTGLKITKPLHSTYHIFKRNGKFKIKVTHWFEMSTNFKGNLWPQLNEGITKVEWLNEIEAIQALENSYANIRPLI, encoded by the coding sequence ATGTATAAAATTTTTGTCAACGATAAGCCTATTGTTTTAACCACAGAGGTAGAAAAGGAAACGTATTTTAAGAATTATTTACTAGATACTGTACATATTGGTAAAGTTATTAAAGATTTGAATAATACGTCTTTAAAAGAGGTGAGGTTAATTCATAAAAACCCAGATAAACTGCTTAAAAAGTTTCTGAAAAAGTTGCCTAATGTTGTTGCTGGAGGCGGAAAAGTATATAATAAAGATGGAAATATTTTATTTATATACCGAAATGATAAATGGGATTTACCTAAAGGAAAGGCCGAGCCAAAAGAGTCTATCGAAGAAACGGCTTTACGAGAAGTAGAAGAAGAAACCGGGGTTACAGGATTAAAAATTACCAAGCCATTACACTCTACATACCATATTTTTAAACGCAACGGAAAGTTTAAAATTAAAGTGACACATTGGTTCGAAATGTCAACGAATTTTAAAGGCAACCTTTGGCCTCAATTAAACGAAGGTATTACAAAAGTGGAATGGTTAAACGAAATAGAAGCCATTCAAGCTCTAGAGAATTCGTATGCTAATATTCGTCCGCTTATTTAA